From a region of the Rouxiella sp. S1S-2 genome:
- a CDS encoding LuxR family transcriptional regulator → MNDLFYKNENINLIIKNFIDKKLRGFEEIKYAYAVMNKKNPTDITIITNKDDWFEHYTKNKYQLSDPVLITATNRIIPFSWDENIMINSGLRLPKIFNMAKDYNIISGYSFIVHDHKNNVGVLSLMTDEYCKNDVEVKIESHKDQLQMLLLTVHDKLISLYSEMSLSDDKNKKAVFSKRENEVLYFASLGKTYNEIATILDIKLSTVKFHTGNALKKLGVSNIRQGIRIATELQLIYPIIL, encoded by the coding sequence TAAACCTAATCATTAAAAATTTTATTGATAAAAAACTTAGAGGGTTTGAAGAAATAAAATATGCCTATGCTGTTATGAATAAAAAGAACCCCACAGACATTACAATTATAACAAACAAAGATGACTGGTTTGAACATTATACAAAGAATAAATATCAGTTGAGTGATCCCGTTCTTATTACAGCAACTAATAGAATTATTCCTTTCTCATGGGATGAAAACATCATGATTAATTCAGGCCTTCGTTTACCAAAAATTTTCAACATGGCTAAAGATTACAATATAATTAGTGGGTATAGTTTTATAGTCCACGACCATAAAAACAATGTCGGTGTTCTTTCTTTAATGACCGATGAATATTGTAAAAATGACGTCGAAGTCAAAATTGAGAGTCATAAAGATCAGTTGCAAATGCTCTTACTTACGGTACATGACAAACTCATTTCGCTTTATAGCGAAATGAGTTTGTCCGATGATAAAAATAAGAAAGCCGTATTTTCCAAGCGAGAGAATGAAGTTCTATACTTTGCCAGTTTAGGGAAGACTTATAACGAGATTGCCACTATTCTCGATATCAAATTGTCAACGGTAAAATTTCATACCGGTAATGCATTAAAGAAACTTGGAGTGAGCAACATACGGCAAGGCATAAGAATAGCAACTGAATTACAGCTTATTTATCCAATAATATTATAA